The Naumovozyma dairenensis CBS 421 chromosome 1, complete genome genome includes a region encoding these proteins:
- the MRP49 gene encoding mitochondrial 54S ribosomal protein mL61 (similar to Saccharomyces cerevisiae MRP49 (YKL167C); ancestral locus Anc_1.181) produces MSHVIRQINFLNAISYSTKKPQILLNATKYSGLRLTFQVQNHNGHMGARKFWHEYLPTLKFYNPNLKFDVIRISNPDKRKRDIPCTLEILGKEDQVLGSIDMRNKQYDEIMDQLSESIDHTTVPEQDLVKVQYKAT; encoded by the coding sequence ATGTCCCACGTTATAAGacaaataaattttttgaatgCTATTAGTTATAGTACAAAGAAACCTCAAATCCTACTGAATGCTACGAAATATTCTGGATTGAGATTAACGTTTCAGGTTCAAAATCATAATGGACACATGGGAGCTCGTAAGTTTTGGCATGAATATTTACCaactttgaaattttataatcccaatttgaaatttgatgTGATAAGAATCTCAAATCCAGATAAACGAAAAAGGGATATACCTTGCACATTAGAAATATTGGGGAAAGAAGATCAGGTACTTGGAAGTATCGACATGAGAAATAAACAGTATGATGAAATAATGGATCAATTATCTGAGTCAATCGATCATACTACTGTGCCGGAGCAGGATCTAGTTAAAGTGCAATATAAAGCTACTTAG